From one Felis catus isolate Fca126 chromosome E2, F.catus_Fca126_mat1.0, whole genome shotgun sequence genomic stretch:
- the CARMIL2 gene encoding capping protein, Arp2/3 and myosin-I linker protein 2 isoform X3: protein MAQTPDGISCELRGEITRFLWPKEAELLLKTWLPEREGAERGHVLALLRWRAYLLHTCLPLRVDCTFSYLEVQAMALQETPPQVTFELESLPELVLEFAGVAALEQLAQHIAAAIKKVFPRSNLGKLFRKPTSSSMLARLERSSPSEDTLPSSPCGGFLETYEALCDYNGFPFREEIQWDVDTIYHHQGCRHFSLGDFSHLGSRDLALSVAALSYNLWFQCLSCVDMKLSLEVSEQILHMMSQSSHLEELVLENCGLRGDFVRRLAQALAGHSSSALRELSLAGNLLDDRGMAALSRHLEYRPGALRKLSLAQTGLTARGMRSLGRALASNVAFDSALTHLDLSGNPGALGSSEDSGGLYSFLSRPNVLMFLNLAGTDTALDTLFAALAGGCCASLSHLDASRNVFSRTKSRAAPDALQLFLSRAETLRHLGLAGCKLPPDALRALLEGLALNTHTGDLHLDLSACELRSAGAQVIQDLVCDAGAVSSLDLADNGFGSDMVTLVLAIGRSRSLRHVALGRNFNVRCKETLDDVLHRIVQLMQDDDCPLQSLSVAESRLKLASSVLLRALGTNPNLTALDISGNAMGDTGAKMLAKALRVNTRLRSVVWDRNHTSALGLLDVAQALEQNRSLKAMPLPLNDVAQAHRSRPEMTTRAVHQIQACLLRNNRADHASSDRTSCPQPPGLVSDPSEQEVNELCQSVQEHVELLGCGAGPQGEAAVHQAEDAIQNANFSLSILPILYEAGSSPSHQWQLRQKLEGLLGQDFTQATLDTTRSLCPQMLQGPRWREQLEGVLVGSRGLPELLPEHLLQDAFTRLRDMRLSVTGTLAESIVAQALEGLNAARDRLGALLQVESLAQQATVTMPPAIPALDGGEPSPLGPGELEGLFFSEEVREKQKDEEEQKHDSPPQKWPDSSQCFHLVLSTHSAAEEPEPELAAPGEDAEPQAGPSARGSPSPATPGPQAGPLPCMDLPPSGEPLRHPTRARPRPRRQYHHRPPPGGPQVLPALPQEGNGLSARVDEGVEEFFSKRLIQQDSLWVPEEDSANEGGTTPVPRTLRKKLGTLFAFKKPRSTRGSRPDLETSPGAAPRTRKTTLGDLLRPPSRPGRGEEPGGAEGGTSSPDPAHRSRPRYTRESKAYSMILLPAEEEETLGTRPDKRRPLERGDTELAPSFEQRVQVMLQRIGVSRSSGSAEGKRKQSKDGEIKKAGSDGWCLNPQPLAGDIMDSSTEAPPISIKSRTHSVSADPSCRPGPGSQGPESTTWKTLGQQLNAELRGRGWGQQDGPGPPSPCPSPSPRRTSPSPDSLVLPEDPCLGPRNEDGQLRPRPLSAGRRAVSVHEDQLQTPAERPLRLQRSPVLKRRPKPEAPSSPGLGSGLGAQPLPPQPTEPSSPEQKPPSPATDQRGGGPNP from the exons atGGCCCAGACCCCCGACGGCATATCCTGTGAGCTGCGAG GCGAGATCACCAGATTCCTGTGGCCCAAGGAGGCTGAGCTGCTGCTGAAAACCTGGCTACCAGAACGGGAGGGTGCTGAGCGAGGTCATGTCTTG GCACTGCTACGATGGAGAGCCTACCTGCTCCACACCTGCCTTCCCCTGAGG GTGGACTGCACATTCAGCTACCTGGAGGTCCAGGCCATGGCACTGCAGGAGACACCCCCTCAG gtcACTTTTGAGCTAGAGTCTCTGCCTGAGCTGGTCCTGGAGTTTGCTGGTGTAGCTGCCCTGGAACAGCTGGCCCAGCACATTGCTGCAGCCATCAAGAAGGTCTTCCCTCGCTCGAACCTTGG GAAGCTATTCCGGAAGCCCACATCCTCCTCCATGCTGGCTCGGCTGGAGAGAAGCAGCCCCTCCGAAGACACCTTGCCCAGCAGCCCCTGTG GTGGCTTCTTGGAGACGTATGAGGCTCTGTGTGACTACAATGGCTTCCCTTTCCGAGAGGAGATTCAGTGG GATGTGGACACCATCTACCATCATCAGGGCTGCCGCCACTTCAGCCTAGGCGACTTCAGCCATCTGGGCAGTCG CGACCTGGCGTTGAGTGTGGCTGCCCTGTCCTACAACCTGTGGTTCCAGTGCCTCTCCTGTGTGGACATGAAGCTG AGCCTTGAGGTCTCGGAACAGATTCTGCACATGATGAGTCAATCGTCCCACCTGGAGGAGCTAGTGCTAGAGAACTGTGGCCTGAGGGG AGACTTTGTCCGGCGACTGGCCCAGGCACTGGCAGGGCACTCGAGCTCTGCCCTCCGGGAGCTTAGCCTGGCGGGGAACCTGCTGGATGATCGAG GCATGGCTGCTCTCAGCAGACACCTAGAGTATCGTCCTGGAGCCCTGAGGAAACTCAGCCTAGCGCAGACAGGGTTGACAGCTCGAG GAATGAGGTCTCTGGGTCGGGCACTGGCTTCCAATGTGGCCTTTGACTCTGCCCTGACCCACTTGGATCTTTCCGGGAACCCTGGGGCGCTGGGGTCCTCGGAGGACAGTGGG GGCCTCTATAGTTTCCTGAGCCGTCCTAATGTTCTGATGTTCCTGAATCTCGCGGGCACCGACACCGCCCTGGACACT CTCTTCGCGGCGCTGGCCGGCGGCTGCTGCGCTAGCCTCAGCCACCTGGACGCCTCGAGGAACGTCTTCTCCCGCAC GAAGTCCCGGGCTGCGCCCGACGCGCTCCAACTCTTCCTCAGCCGTGCGGAGACGCTTCGGCACCTGGGCCTGGCGGGCTGTAAGCTGCCGCCCGACGCGCTCAG GGCCCTTTTGGAAGGCCTTGCGCTAAACACGCACACGGGCGACCTGCACCTGGACCTCAGCGCTTGTGAG CTGCGTTCAGCGGGCGCTCAGGTGATACAGGACTTAGTGTGCGACGCCGGCGCAGTGAGCTCCCTGGATCTGGCGGATAATG GCTTCGGCTCAGACATGGTGACTCTGGTGCTGGCCATCGGGAGGAGTCGGTCCCTGCGACATGTGGCACTTGGAAGGAACTTCAACGTCCGGTGCAA GGAGACCCTGGACGACGTCCTGCACCGGATTGTCCAGCTCATGCAGGATGATGACTGT CCCCTACAGTCTCTGTCGGTGGCTGAGTCGCGGCTGAAGCTGGCCTCCAGCGTCCTGCTCCGGGCCCTGGGCACGAATCCTAACCTGACGGCGCTGGATATCAGCGGCAACGCCATGGGGGATACCGGCGCCAAGATGCTGGCCAAGGCACTTCGGGTCAACACTAGGCTCCG GTCTGTCGTCTGGGACCGGAACCACACGTCTGCTCTGGGCCTGCTGGACGTAGCGCAGGCCCTGGAGCAGAACCGCAGCCTAAAGGCCATGCCTCTGCCACTGAACGACGTGGCCCAGGCACATCGCAGCCGCCCGGAAATGACCACACGTGCAGTGCATCAG ATCCAAGCCTGTCTTTTGAGGAATAACCGTGCGGACCATGCCTCTTCTGACCGCACTTCCTGTCCGCAGCCACCGGGTCTGGTCTCCGACCCTTCAGAGCAG gaagtgAACGAACTGTGTCAGTCAGTGCAGGAGCATGTGGAGCTACTGGGCTGTGGGGCTGGACCCCAGGGTGAAGCTGCTGTGCACCAGGCTGAGGATGCCATCCAAAATGCCAACTTCTCTCTCAGT ATTCTCCCAATTCTGTATGAGGCTGGAAGCTCCCCAAGTCATCAGTGGCAGCTGCGGCAAAAGCTAGAGGGCCTCCTGGGACAG GATTTCACTCAGGCTACATTGGACACAACAAGGAGCCTCTGCCCACAGATGCTACAGGGACCCAGGTGGAGGGAGCAGCTAGAGGGGGTTCTGGTGGGCTCAAGGGGCCTCCCAGAACTGCTCCCAGAGCACCTGCTGCAAGATGCCTTCACTAGGCTCCG ggATATGCGGTTGTCAGTCACGGGGACCTTGGCAGAGAGCATTGTGGCTCAGGCCTTGGAGGGGCTGAATGCAGCCCGTGATCGGCTG GGTGCCTTATTGCAGGTGGAGAGTCTGGCTCAGCAGGCAACAGTGACAATGCCTCCTGCCATACCAGCACTGGATGGAGGTGAGCCCAGCCCCCTTGGGCCTGGGGAATTGGAAGGTCTtttcttctctgaggaggtgagggAAAAGCAGAAGGATGAAGAGGAACAGAAG catGACAGTCCTCCACAGAAATGGCCTGACTCCAGCCAATGTTTTCACCTGGTCCTCTCCACTCACA GTGCTGCTGAGGAACCGGAGCCCGAGCTGGCGGCTCCGGGGGAAGATGCAGAGCCGCAGGCGGGGCCTTCTGCCCGTGGCTCTCCGAGCCCTGCCACCCCGGGTCCCCAGGCCGGCCCACTGCCTTGCATGGACCTGCCACCCTCTGGGGAGCCCCTACGCCATCCGACCCGGGCCCGGCCGCGGCCGCGGCGCCAGTACCACCACCGTCCTCCACCGGGGGGCCCCCAG GTGCTCCCAGCCCTGCCGCAGGAAGGGAATGGACTCAGTGCCCGCGTGGACGAAGGCGTGGAGGAATTCTTCTCCAAAAGGCTGATCCAGCAGGATAGCCT CTGGGTTCCTGAAGAGGACTCAGCCAATGAAGGGGGTACCACCCCTGTCCCCCGTACACTGAGAAAGAAGCTGGGTACCCTGTTTGCCTTTAAGAAGCCTCGTTCAACCCGGGGGTCACGGCCTGATCTAGAGACCAGCCCTGGGGCAGCTCCCCGTACTCGAAAGACCACACTGGGAGACCTGTTGCGGCCACCATCCCGCCCCGGCCGTGGGGAGGAGCCTGGTGGAGCTGAGGGGGGCACCAGCAGCCCAGACCCGGCCCATAGGAGCCGGCCTCGTTATACCCGGGAAAGCAAGGCCTATTCAATGATACTACTACCTGCTGAGGAGGAGGAAACACTGGGCACCAGACCTGACAAG CGGCGGCCCCTGGAGCGGGGAGACACAGAGCTGGCCCCATCCTTTGAACAGCGGGTACAAGTGATGCTGCAGAGGATTGGTGTGAGCAGAAGCAGCGGGAGTGCTGAAGGCAAGAGGAAGCAA AGCAAGGATGGAGAGATCAAGAAGGCTGGCTCGGATG GCTGGTGCCTGAACCCCCAGCCCCTTGCAGGTGACATTATGGACAGTTCCACAGAGGCCCCTCCCATCTCAATCAAGTCCCGCACCCACTCCGTGTCGGCTG ACCCCTCATGCAGACCTGGTCCAGGGAGCCAAGGTCCGGAGTCCACCACCTGGAAGACACTAGGACAGCAGCTGAATGCAGAGCTCAGGGGCCGTGGTTGGGGCCAACAGGATGGTCCAGGCCCCCCCTCCCCTTGTCCCAGCCCTAGTCCACGAAGAACCAGCCCCTCCCCTGACAGCCTGGTCCTCCCAGAGGACCCTTGCTTGGGCCCTAGGAACGAAG ATGGCCAGCTGAGGCCGAGGCCTCTCTCGGCAGGGCGACGAGCAGTGTCTGTGCATGAGGACCAGCTCCAGACCCCTGCTG AACGGCCCCTGCGGCTGCAGCGCTCCCCTGTTCTCAAGCGGAGGCCAAAGCCTGAGGCACCCTCATCTCCAGGCCTAG GATCTGGCCTTGGAGCCCAACCTCTGCCCCCACAGCCCACAGAGCCCTCTAGTCCTGAGCAGAAGCCACCCTCCCCAGCCACAGACCAAAGAGGCGGCGGCCCCAACCCCTGA
- the CARMIL2 gene encoding capping protein, Arp2/3 and myosin-I linker protein 2 isoform X2, whose product MAQTPDGISCELRGEITRFLWPKEAELLLKTWLPEREGAERGHVLALLRWRAYLLHTCLPLRVDCTFSYLEVQAMALQETPPQVTFELESLPELVLEFAGVAALEQLAQHIAAAIKKVFPRSNLGKLFRKPTSSSMLARLERSSPSEDTLPSSPCGGFLETYEALCDYNGFPFREEIQWDVDTIYHHQGCRHFSLGDFSHLGSRDLALSVAALSYNLWFQCLSCVDMKLSLEVSEQILHMMSQSSHLEELVLENCGLRGDFVRRLAQALAGHSSSALRELSLAGNLLDDRGMAALSRHLEYRPGALRKLSLAQTGLTARGMRSLGRALASNVAFDSALTHLDLSGNPGALGSSEDSGGLYSFLSRPNVLMFLNLAGTDTALDTLFAALAGGCCASLSHLDASRNVFSRTKSRAAPDALQLFLSRAETLRHLGLAGCKLPPDALRALLEGLALNTHTGDLHLDLSACELRSAGAQVIQDLVCDAGAVSSLDLADNGFGSDMVTLVLAIGRSRSLRHVALGRNFNVRCKETLDDVLHRIVQLMQDDDCPLQSLSVAESRLKLASSVLLRALGTNPNLTALDISGNAMGDTGAKMLAKALRVNTRLRSVVWDRNHTSALGLLDVAQALEQNRSLKAMPLPLNDVAQAHRSRPEMTTRAVHQIQACLLRNNRADHASSDRTSCPQPPGLVSDPSEQEVNELCQSVQEHVELLGCGAGPQGEAAVHQAEDAIQNANFSLSILPILYEAGSSPSHQWQLRQKLEGLLGQVGEVCRKDIQDFTQATLDTTRSLCPQMLQGPRWREQLEGVLVGSRGLPELLPEHLLQDAFTRLRDMRLSVTGTLAESIVAQALEGLNAARDRLGALLQVESLAQQATVTMPPAIPALDGGEPSPLGPGELEGLFFSEEVREKQKDEEEQKHDSPPQKWPDSSQCFHLVLSTHSAAEEPEPELAAPGEDAEPQAGPSARGSPSPATPGPQAGPLPCMDLPPSGEPLRHPTRARPRPRRQYHHRPPPGGPQVLPALPQEGNGLSARVDEGVEEFFSKRLIQQDSLWVPEEDSANEGGTTPVPRTLRKKLGTLFAFKKPRSTRGSRPDLETSPGAAPRTRKTTLGDLLRPPSRPGRGEEPGGAEGGTSSPDPAHRSRPRYTRESKAYSMILLPAEEEETLGTRPDKRRPLERGDTELAPSFEQRVQVMLQRIGVSRSSGSAEGKRKQSKDGEIKKAGSDGDIMDSSTEAPPISIKSRTHSVSADPSCRPGPGSQGPESTTWKTLGQQLNAELRGRGWGQQDGPGPPSPCPSPSPRRTSPSPDSLVLPEDPCLGPRNEDGQLRPRPLSAGRRAVSVHEDQLQTPAERPLRLQRSPVLKRRPKPEAPSSPGLGSGLGAQPLPPQPTEPSSPEQKPPSPATDQRGGGPNP is encoded by the exons atGGCCCAGACCCCCGACGGCATATCCTGTGAGCTGCGAG GCGAGATCACCAGATTCCTGTGGCCCAAGGAGGCTGAGCTGCTGCTGAAAACCTGGCTACCAGAACGGGAGGGTGCTGAGCGAGGTCATGTCTTG GCACTGCTACGATGGAGAGCCTACCTGCTCCACACCTGCCTTCCCCTGAGG GTGGACTGCACATTCAGCTACCTGGAGGTCCAGGCCATGGCACTGCAGGAGACACCCCCTCAG gtcACTTTTGAGCTAGAGTCTCTGCCTGAGCTGGTCCTGGAGTTTGCTGGTGTAGCTGCCCTGGAACAGCTGGCCCAGCACATTGCTGCAGCCATCAAGAAGGTCTTCCCTCGCTCGAACCTTGG GAAGCTATTCCGGAAGCCCACATCCTCCTCCATGCTGGCTCGGCTGGAGAGAAGCAGCCCCTCCGAAGACACCTTGCCCAGCAGCCCCTGTG GTGGCTTCTTGGAGACGTATGAGGCTCTGTGTGACTACAATGGCTTCCCTTTCCGAGAGGAGATTCAGTGG GATGTGGACACCATCTACCATCATCAGGGCTGCCGCCACTTCAGCCTAGGCGACTTCAGCCATCTGGGCAGTCG CGACCTGGCGTTGAGTGTGGCTGCCCTGTCCTACAACCTGTGGTTCCAGTGCCTCTCCTGTGTGGACATGAAGCTG AGCCTTGAGGTCTCGGAACAGATTCTGCACATGATGAGTCAATCGTCCCACCTGGAGGAGCTAGTGCTAGAGAACTGTGGCCTGAGGGG AGACTTTGTCCGGCGACTGGCCCAGGCACTGGCAGGGCACTCGAGCTCTGCCCTCCGGGAGCTTAGCCTGGCGGGGAACCTGCTGGATGATCGAG GCATGGCTGCTCTCAGCAGACACCTAGAGTATCGTCCTGGAGCCCTGAGGAAACTCAGCCTAGCGCAGACAGGGTTGACAGCTCGAG GAATGAGGTCTCTGGGTCGGGCACTGGCTTCCAATGTGGCCTTTGACTCTGCCCTGACCCACTTGGATCTTTCCGGGAACCCTGGGGCGCTGGGGTCCTCGGAGGACAGTGGG GGCCTCTATAGTTTCCTGAGCCGTCCTAATGTTCTGATGTTCCTGAATCTCGCGGGCACCGACACCGCCCTGGACACT CTCTTCGCGGCGCTGGCCGGCGGCTGCTGCGCTAGCCTCAGCCACCTGGACGCCTCGAGGAACGTCTTCTCCCGCAC GAAGTCCCGGGCTGCGCCCGACGCGCTCCAACTCTTCCTCAGCCGTGCGGAGACGCTTCGGCACCTGGGCCTGGCGGGCTGTAAGCTGCCGCCCGACGCGCTCAG GGCCCTTTTGGAAGGCCTTGCGCTAAACACGCACACGGGCGACCTGCACCTGGACCTCAGCGCTTGTGAG CTGCGTTCAGCGGGCGCTCAGGTGATACAGGACTTAGTGTGCGACGCCGGCGCAGTGAGCTCCCTGGATCTGGCGGATAATG GCTTCGGCTCAGACATGGTGACTCTGGTGCTGGCCATCGGGAGGAGTCGGTCCCTGCGACATGTGGCACTTGGAAGGAACTTCAACGTCCGGTGCAA GGAGACCCTGGACGACGTCCTGCACCGGATTGTCCAGCTCATGCAGGATGATGACTGT CCCCTACAGTCTCTGTCGGTGGCTGAGTCGCGGCTGAAGCTGGCCTCCAGCGTCCTGCTCCGGGCCCTGGGCACGAATCCTAACCTGACGGCGCTGGATATCAGCGGCAACGCCATGGGGGATACCGGCGCCAAGATGCTGGCCAAGGCACTTCGGGTCAACACTAGGCTCCG GTCTGTCGTCTGGGACCGGAACCACACGTCTGCTCTGGGCCTGCTGGACGTAGCGCAGGCCCTGGAGCAGAACCGCAGCCTAAAGGCCATGCCTCTGCCACTGAACGACGTGGCCCAGGCACATCGCAGCCGCCCGGAAATGACCACACGTGCAGTGCATCAG ATCCAAGCCTGTCTTTTGAGGAATAACCGTGCGGACCATGCCTCTTCTGACCGCACTTCCTGTCCGCAGCCACCGGGTCTGGTCTCCGACCCTTCAGAGCAG gaagtgAACGAACTGTGTCAGTCAGTGCAGGAGCATGTGGAGCTACTGGGCTGTGGGGCTGGACCCCAGGGTGAAGCTGCTGTGCACCAGGCTGAGGATGCCATCCAAAATGCCAACTTCTCTCTCAGT ATTCTCCCAATTCTGTATGAGGCTGGAAGCTCCCCAAGTCATCAGTGGCAGCTGCGGCAAAAGCTAGAGGGCCTCCTGGGACAGGTGGGCGAGGTCTGCCGTAAAGATATTCAA GATTTCACTCAGGCTACATTGGACACAACAAGGAGCCTCTGCCCACAGATGCTACAGGGACCCAGGTGGAGGGAGCAGCTAGAGGGGGTTCTGGTGGGCTCAAGGGGCCTCCCAGAACTGCTCCCAGAGCACCTGCTGCAAGATGCCTTCACTAGGCTCCG ggATATGCGGTTGTCAGTCACGGGGACCTTGGCAGAGAGCATTGTGGCTCAGGCCTTGGAGGGGCTGAATGCAGCCCGTGATCGGCTG GGTGCCTTATTGCAGGTGGAGAGTCTGGCTCAGCAGGCAACAGTGACAATGCCTCCTGCCATACCAGCACTGGATGGAGGTGAGCCCAGCCCCCTTGGGCCTGGGGAATTGGAAGGTCTtttcttctctgaggaggtgagggAAAAGCAGAAGGATGAAGAGGAACAGAAG catGACAGTCCTCCACAGAAATGGCCTGACTCCAGCCAATGTTTTCACCTGGTCCTCTCCACTCACA GTGCTGCTGAGGAACCGGAGCCCGAGCTGGCGGCTCCGGGGGAAGATGCAGAGCCGCAGGCGGGGCCTTCTGCCCGTGGCTCTCCGAGCCCTGCCACCCCGGGTCCCCAGGCCGGCCCACTGCCTTGCATGGACCTGCCACCCTCTGGGGAGCCCCTACGCCATCCGACCCGGGCCCGGCCGCGGCCGCGGCGCCAGTACCACCACCGTCCTCCACCGGGGGGCCCCCAG GTGCTCCCAGCCCTGCCGCAGGAAGGGAATGGACTCAGTGCCCGCGTGGACGAAGGCGTGGAGGAATTCTTCTCCAAAAGGCTGATCCAGCAGGATAGCCT CTGGGTTCCTGAAGAGGACTCAGCCAATGAAGGGGGTACCACCCCTGTCCCCCGTACACTGAGAAAGAAGCTGGGTACCCTGTTTGCCTTTAAGAAGCCTCGTTCAACCCGGGGGTCACGGCCTGATCTAGAGACCAGCCCTGGGGCAGCTCCCCGTACTCGAAAGACCACACTGGGAGACCTGTTGCGGCCACCATCCCGCCCCGGCCGTGGGGAGGAGCCTGGTGGAGCTGAGGGGGGCACCAGCAGCCCAGACCCGGCCCATAGGAGCCGGCCTCGTTATACCCGGGAAAGCAAGGCCTATTCAATGATACTACTACCTGCTGAGGAGGAGGAAACACTGGGCACCAGACCTGACAAG CGGCGGCCCCTGGAGCGGGGAGACACAGAGCTGGCCCCATCCTTTGAACAGCGGGTACAAGTGATGCTGCAGAGGATTGGTGTGAGCAGAAGCAGCGGGAGTGCTGAAGGCAAGAGGAAGCAA AGCAAGGATGGAGAGATCAAGAAGGCTGGCTCGGATG GTGACATTATGGACAGTTCCACAGAGGCCCCTCCCATCTCAATCAAGTCCCGCACCCACTCCGTGTCGGCTG ACCCCTCATGCAGACCTGGTCCAGGGAGCCAAGGTCCGGAGTCCACCACCTGGAAGACACTAGGACAGCAGCTGAATGCAGAGCTCAGGGGCCGTGGTTGGGGCCAACAGGATGGTCCAGGCCCCCCCTCCCCTTGTCCCAGCCCTAGTCCACGAAGAACCAGCCCCTCCCCTGACAGCCTGGTCCTCCCAGAGGACCCTTGCTTGGGCCCTAGGAACGAAG ATGGCCAGCTGAGGCCGAGGCCTCTCTCGGCAGGGCGACGAGCAGTGTCTGTGCATGAGGACCAGCTCCAGACCCCTGCTG AACGGCCCCTGCGGCTGCAGCGCTCCCCTGTTCTCAAGCGGAGGCCAAAGCCTGAGGCACCCTCATCTCCAGGCCTAG GATCTGGCCTTGGAGCCCAACCTCTGCCCCCACAGCCCACAGAGCCCTCTAGTCCTGAGCAGAAGCCACCCTCCCCAGCCACAGACCAAAGAGGCGGCGGCCCCAACCCCTGA